From a single Asticcacaulis sp. MM231 genomic region:
- a CDS encoding TonB-dependent receptor, with amino-acid sequence MSKRLYVTTALVLSLSAVLTTQTFAQDAEPAAAADEPTQVVVTGQRASKRSRLDTLAPVDVITAASLAAQGSTELAQGLSRVTPSLNFPRPAGVDGTDNVRPASLRGLSPDQTLVLVNGKRRHSSALVNVNGATGRGSSAVDLNAIPEAALDRLEVLRDGASAQYGSDAIAGVINLHLREANHGGGLSVSYGEYDTDIKAANSSRHASDGGTTNVSGWVGLPLGSDGFLTISGETRRRNPTSRGDIDALVSPAVVTSRYGDPAQSSYSFFVNAGKPLNDNWTLYGNASLSDLDSKSAAFFRHADASGNVSEVYPFGFLPIINAQSKDYSAAVGVRGNLGEWTSDFSLSAGGNKLDYYTLNSISPSYGAASQRDFYDGQLKYDQTVFNADISRPFAISGWASPLTLALGLEARQETYEIKAGDVQSYALGPLTTKLAGAQGFGGFQPSNVVNEDRNNIGVYADVAADVTDRFSFDAAIRAENYSDFGDNVSGKLAARYKLTDSFAVRGSVSTGFRAPSLAQQYFTSTASVLDTSGSVGKIVETGTFPATSNVAIALGAEPLKAEKSTNYTLGGVWHSGPFEVTLDAYSIKIEDRILLSENISRSFSPQVATLLAPYGVSAARFFINGADTTTNGLDLVANYRLPTDFGRFNISLAYNHNETEIDSLNALDNSPLNPQPVLFARVRQVILTNSSPEDKATLAVDWTKGQWIVNGRATYYGDVIDPNADIAKDIHSGDHTLVDLSASYRFGTGTTVTLGADNLFDEYPNKTRADLNVTSGNGVGALAFTRFSPFGFNGRYLYAKLSQTW; translated from the coding sequence ACGTCTCTATGTAACGACCGCTCTTGTCCTGTCCCTCTCGGCCGTTTTGACCACTCAGACCTTCGCCCAGGATGCCGAGCCGGCTGCCGCCGCGGACGAGCCCACACAGGTCGTCGTCACCGGCCAGCGCGCCAGCAAGCGCTCCCGCCTCGATACACTGGCACCGGTCGACGTGATTACCGCCGCCAGCCTGGCCGCTCAGGGCTCAACCGAACTGGCGCAAGGTCTGTCGCGCGTAACGCCCAGCCTGAACTTCCCGCGCCCTGCCGGCGTTGATGGCACTGATAATGTCCGCCCGGCGTCCTTGCGCGGCCTGTCGCCCGATCAGACCCTGGTTCTGGTCAATGGCAAGCGTCGCCACAGTTCGGCGCTGGTCAACGTCAATGGCGCCACCGGTCGCGGATCCTCCGCGGTCGACCTCAACGCTATTCCGGAAGCCGCGCTTGACCGTCTCGAAGTTCTGCGCGATGGCGCCTCGGCGCAATATGGCTCTGACGCTATCGCCGGCGTCATCAACCTGCACCTGCGCGAAGCCAATCACGGCGGCGGGCTGAGCGTTTCCTACGGCGAATACGATACCGACATCAAGGCCGCCAACTCATCACGCCACGCCTCCGATGGCGGTACGACCAATGTTTCCGGCTGGGTCGGTCTGCCGCTCGGCTCCGATGGCTTCCTGACGATTTCCGGTGAAACCCGCCGCCGCAATCCAACCTCGCGCGGCGATATCGACGCCCTTGTCTCCCCGGCCGTCGTCACCAGCCGCTATGGCGATCCTGCCCAATCGAGCTACAGTTTCTTCGTCAACGCTGGCAAACCGCTGAATGACAACTGGACACTTTATGGCAATGCCAGCCTATCCGACCTCGACTCCAAGAGCGCGGCCTTCTTCCGCCATGCCGATGCTTCCGGCAATGTATCCGAGGTCTACCCCTTCGGTTTCCTGCCGATCATTAACGCCCAGTCGAAGGACTATTCAGCCGCAGTCGGCGTACGTGGCAATCTCGGTGAATGGACCAGCGATTTTTCCTTAAGCGCAGGCGGCAACAAGCTCGACTATTACACGCTCAATAGCATCAGCCCATCCTACGGCGCCGCCTCGCAACGTGATTTCTACGATGGCCAGCTAAAGTACGACCAGACCGTTTTCAATGCGGATATCAGCCGTCCGTTTGCCATCTCTGGCTGGGCCAGTCCGCTGACCCTCGCGCTCGGTCTCGAAGCACGCCAGGAAACCTATGAAATCAAGGCCGGCGACGTGCAATCCTATGCGCTTGGCCCGCTCACCACGAAATTGGCCGGCGCGCAAGGCTTCGGCGGTTTCCAGCCCAGCAATGTCGTCAATGAAGACCGCAACAATATCGGCGTCTATGCCGATGTCGCGGCCGACGTCACCGACCGCTTCAGCTTCGACGCCGCCATCCGCGCTGAAAACTATTCCGATTTCGGCGATAATGTCTCCGGCAAGCTGGCGGCCCGTTACAAGCTGACCGACAGTTTTGCCGTTCGCGGATCGGTCTCCACCGGCTTCCGCGCGCCCTCCCTGGCACAGCAATACTTCACCTCGACCGCCAGCGTTCTCGATACCAGCGGCAGCGTCGGCAAGATTGTCGAAACCGGCACCTTCCCGGCCACCAGCAATGTCGCCATCGCTCTGGGCGCCGAGCCTTTGAAGGCGGAAAAATCGACCAACTACACCCTGGGCGGCGTCTGGCACAGCGGTCCGTTTGAAGTGACACTCGATGCCTACAGCATCAAGATCGAAGATCGCATTCTGTTGTCCGAGAATATCTCCAGGAGTTTCTCCCCTCAGGTCGCTACTCTATTGGCGCCTTATGGTGTCTCAGCCGCGCGCTTCTTTATCAATGGCGCCGACACCACGACCAATGGCCTCGATCTGGTCGCCAATTATCGCCTGCCAACCGATTTCGGACGCTTCAATATCTCGCTGGCCTATAACCACAACGAGACCGAGATCGACAGCCTAAACGCGCTCGATAATTCGCCGCTTAATCCGCAACCGGTTCTCTTCGCCCGCGTGCGTCAGGTCATCCTGACCAACTCATCGCCCGAAGATAAGGCGACGCTGGCCGTCGACTGGACGAAGGGGCAATGGATCGTCAATGGCCGCGCCACCTATTATGGTGATGTCATCGACCCCAATGCCGACATCGCCAAGGATATTCATTCCGGCGACCACACGCTTGTCGACCTGTCGGCCAGCTATCGCTTCGGCACTGGCACCACGGTCACGCTGGGGGCGGACAATCTCTTCGATGAATATCCGAACAAGACCCGCGCGGACCTGAACGTCACCAGCGGCAACGGTGTTGGCGCGCTGGCCTTCACCCGCTTCTCACCGTTCGGCTTCAACGGCCGGTATCTCTACGCCAAACTCAGCCAAACCTGGTAG